Proteins encoded in a region of the Phaenicophaeus curvirostris isolate KB17595 chromosome 1, BPBGC_Pcur_1.0, whole genome shotgun sequence genome:
- the GET1 gene encoding LOW QUALITY PROTEIN: guided entry of tail-anchored proteins factor 1 (The sequence of the model RefSeq protein was modified relative to this genomic sequence to represent the inferred CDS: deleted 1 base in 1 codon), with the protein MAESGAWLLVLSSVFLCNALKILLPSCSSMISRFLQKDAEQEFQMRAEIQKMKQELATISMMDEFARYARLERKINKMTDKLKTHVKARTAQLAKIKWVINIVFYILQAALMICLIWKYYSEPVTVLPSKWLAPLERLVAFPTGVAGAVGITCWLVVCNKVVAIMLHPFS; encoded by the exons ATGGCGGAGAGCGGCGCTtggctgctggtgctgagctCTGTCTTCCTTTGCAACGCTCTCAag atcctcctgccctcctgctcctccatg ataTCCAGATTCTTACAAAAGGATGCAGAGCAGGAGTTCCAAATGAGagctgaaattcagaaaatgaagcaggAACTCGCAACCATTAGTATGATGGATGAGTTTGCTAGATATGCACGTCTGGAAAGAAAGATTAACAAAATGACTGACAAGCTTAAAACTCATG tgaAAGCACGAACCGCCCAGTTAGCCAAAATAAAATGGGTTATAAATATCGTGTTCTACATCTTACAA GCTGCCCTGATGATCTGTCTGATTTGGAAGTACTATTCGGAGCCAGTTACAGTGCTTCCAAGCAAATGGCTTGCTCCGTTGGAGCGCCTGGTAGCCTTTCCTACAGGAGTGGCAG gtGCTGTTGGAATTACATGTTGGCTTGTGGTTTGTAATAAAGTTGTAGCTATCATGCTGCATCCTTTTAGCTGA